The following coding sequences lie in one Halogeometricum rufum genomic window:
- a CDS encoding acetolactate synthase large subunit has product MKASDLLVRCLETEGVERVFGLPGEELEDLLFSLRESDVQFVPTRHEQGAAFMADVHGRLTGDAGVCLSTLGPGATNLLTGVADAHLDKSPLVAITGQGGRERLHKESHQALDIVDTFEQVVKWNTQLAEPETVAESVRKAFKLAEFEKPGATHLEFPEDVAAATVDADPLPPRERVRRADPDDHSLDRAAELVADAEEPLVLAGNGAVRTRAAEALRELVERAGMPVVATYMGKGAISDRLDNSLMTLDSGPNGEAGDAVERADCVVAVGYDIAEHDPKSWNPDLDTSVVHVDHEPAEVYEHYNPDVEVVADISATLEALSARLDDVSGPDWCADYRETIVDHVTAKPDDDEPFSVAGVLPHLRETLADEDVLVSDVGSHKMAIAQGYPTYEPNTCIVSNGLASMGIAVPGGVAADLAVDSNVVVATGDGGFLMNAAEIETATRLDLGFTIVVFNDDDYGLISEKQEAHTGEHFGTELTNPDFEAFAESFDVEAYRPETWDEVATALDDAVESGAMTLVEIPIPR; this is encoded by the coding sequence ATGAAGGCGTCGGACCTGCTCGTCCGGTGTCTGGAGACCGAGGGCGTCGAGCGCGTCTTCGGCCTGCCGGGGGAGGAACTCGAAGACCTGCTGTTCTCGCTCCGGGAGTCTGACGTCCAGTTCGTTCCCACGCGGCACGAACAGGGGGCGGCGTTCATGGCCGACGTGCACGGCCGCCTCACGGGCGACGCCGGCGTCTGTCTCTCGACGCTCGGTCCCGGCGCGACCAACCTCCTCACGGGGGTCGCCGACGCCCACCTCGACAAGTCCCCGCTGGTCGCCATCACCGGACAGGGCGGCCGCGAGCGACTCCACAAGGAGAGCCACCAGGCCCTCGACATCGTCGACACGTTCGAGCAGGTGGTCAAGTGGAACACCCAACTCGCCGAACCCGAGACGGTGGCCGAGTCGGTCCGGAAGGCGTTCAAACTCGCCGAGTTCGAGAAGCCCGGCGCGACCCATCTAGAGTTCCCCGAGGACGTGGCGGCCGCGACGGTGGACGCCGACCCGTTGCCGCCGCGCGAACGCGTCCGCCGCGCGGACCCCGACGACCACTCGCTGGACCGGGCGGCCGAACTCGTCGCCGACGCGGAGGAACCCCTCGTGCTGGCGGGCAACGGCGCGGTCCGAACCCGCGCCGCCGAGGCCCTCCGCGAACTCGTCGAACGGGCCGGGATGCCCGTCGTCGCCACCTACATGGGGAAGGGAGCCATCTCGGACCGCCTCGACAACTCGCTCATGACGCTGGACTCGGGGCCGAACGGCGAGGCGGGCGACGCCGTCGAACGCGCCGACTGCGTCGTCGCCGTCGGCTACGACATCGCCGAACACGACCCGAAGTCGTGGAACCCGGACCTCGACACGAGCGTCGTCCACGTGGACCACGAACCCGCCGAGGTGTACGAACACTACAACCCGGACGTGGAAGTCGTCGCCGACATCTCGGCCACGCTGGAGGCCCTCTCGGCGCGCCTCGACGACGTCTCCGGACCCGACTGGTGTGCGGACTACCGCGAGACCATCGTCGACCACGTGACGGCGAAACCCGACGACGACGAACCGTTCTCCGTCGCGGGCGTCCTCCCGCACCTCCGGGAGACGCTGGCCGACGAGGACGTGCTCGTCTCCGACGTGGGCAGTCACAAGATGGCCATCGCGCAGGGCTACCCGACGTACGAACCGAACACCTGCATCGTCTCGAACGGGCTGGCGTCGATGGGCATCGCCGTCCCCGGCGGCGTCGCCGCCGACCTGGCCGTCGACTCGAACGTCGTCGTCGCCACCGGCGACGGCGGCTTCCTGATGAACGCCGCGGAGATAGAGACGGCGACGCGACTGGACCTCGGGTTCACCATCGTCGTCTTCAACGACGACGACTACGGCCTCATCTCCGAGAAGCAGGAGGCGCACACGGGCGAGCACTTCGGGACGGAACTGACGAACCCGGACTTCGAGGCGTTCGCCGAGAGCTTCGACGTCGAGGCGTACCGCCCGGAGACGTGGGACGAGGTGGCGACGGCGCTGGACGACGCCGTCGAGAGCGGTGCGATGACGCTGGTCGAGATTCCGATTCCGCGGTGA
- a CDS encoding HIT family protein: protein MGECVLCDVAARDVHGRIIHETRETLAFLDPDPVAPGHTVVAPKDHYARLDDLPDDQTRDLFATVHALVGRVEDAVDADALTVGIDDGEAAGQDVLHLHVELIPRFDGDGGGPIHGVAGGRPDLSDEELDDIAGRIEG from the coding sequence ATGGGAGAATGTGTGCTCTGTGACGTCGCCGCCAGAGACGTCCACGGTCGAATCATCCACGAGACGCGCGAGACGCTCGCGTTCCTCGACCCGGACCCGGTCGCACCCGGTCACACGGTCGTCGCCCCGAAGGACCACTACGCGCGGTTGGACGACCTGCCGGACGACCAGACGAGAGACCTGTTCGCCACCGTCCACGCCCTCGTGGGACGCGTCGAGGACGCGGTGGACGCCGACGCCCTCACGGTCGGTATCGACGACGGCGAGGCGGCCGGGCAGGACGTGTTGCACCTGCACGTCGAACTGATTCCGCGGTTCGACGGCGACGGCGGCGGCCCCATCCACGGCGTCGCCGGCGGTCGTCCCGACCTCTCCGACGAGGAACTGGACGACATCGCGGGACGAATCGAGGGCTGA
- a CDS encoding HIT family protein, translating into MSEPTIFEQIVAGDIPARVVYETDTTIAFLDANPLAPGHTLVVPKEAHERLRDLPDEAAADLWAAVDELTPRVEDAVDADGLTVGVNDGAAAGQEVPHVHVHLVPRFDGDGGGPIHGVAGGRPDLSDGELDDIAGRIERD; encoded by the coding sequence GTGAGCGAACCCACCATCTTCGAGCAGATCGTCGCCGGCGACATCCCGGCGCGCGTCGTCTACGAGACGGACACGACCATCGCGTTCCTCGACGCGAACCCCCTCGCTCCGGGGCACACGCTGGTCGTCCCGAAGGAGGCGCACGAACGCCTCCGCGACCTGCCGGACGAGGCGGCCGCCGACCTGTGGGCCGCGGTCGACGAACTCACGCCGCGCGTCGAAGACGCCGTGGACGCGGACGGACTCACCGTCGGCGTCAACGACGGCGCTGCCGCCGGCCAGGAGGTGCCGCACGTCCACGTCCACCTCGTCCCCCGGTTCGACGGCGACGGCGGCGGCCCCATCCACGGCGTCGCCGGCGGTCGCCCCGACCTCTCCGACGGGGAACTGGACGACATCGCGGGACGAATCGAGCGGGACTGA
- a CDS encoding inorganic phosphate transporter — translation MSVALATAGIVVALFVGFNIGGSSTGVAFGPAVGSRLVRKATAAALFTTFALLGAWTVGRNVIDTMSNSIVPATQFSPVASVGVLFFTGLSLLVSNLYGVPASTSMTAVGAIVGLGLATGTLNEALMFTIVSAWIVAPLVGFVCGAVIGRYLYPYLDRWFAFTRFESHLFEVDNSGSVPRPQFNDDASPRDIVGSLVVVFIACYMGFSAGASNAANAVAPLVGAQGPLTVDQGVLLAVAAFGLGGFTIARRTLDTVGDDITELPILAALVVSVVGGTIITVLSALGIPASLAVSTTCCIIGLGWGRASRSATVVDIATPAENRERDLDVSTGALVTSRDEDVPTSPTVGDLARGEAPPERSDEEVPEVPDIGAADAAELDRKSLFDPSAVKRIAALWVITPSLAVAGSYPLFLLVL, via the coding sequence ATGTCGGTAGCGCTGGCCACCGCTGGCATCGTCGTCGCACTGTTCGTCGGATTCAACATCGGCGGTTCCTCGACGGGCGTCGCGTTCGGTCCCGCCGTCGGGAGCCGTCTCGTCCGAAAGGCGACGGCCGCGGCGCTGTTCACCACGTTCGCACTCCTCGGCGCGTGGACCGTCGGCCGAAACGTCATCGACACCATGAGCAACAGCATCGTCCCGGCGACTCAGTTCTCGCCGGTCGCGAGCGTCGGCGTCCTCTTCTTCACCGGTCTGTCGCTGCTCGTCTCGAACCTCTACGGCGTTCCCGCGTCGACGTCGATGACCGCCGTCGGGGCCATCGTGGGGCTGGGACTCGCGACGGGAACGCTCAACGAGGCGCTGATGTTCACCATCGTCTCGGCCTGGATCGTCGCACCGTTGGTCGGATTCGTCTGCGGCGCGGTCATCGGTCGGTACCTCTACCCGTATCTCGACCGCTGGTTCGCCTTCACCCGGTTCGAGTCGCACCTCTTCGAGGTGGACAACTCGGGGTCCGTCCCCCGACCGCAGTTCAACGACGACGCGTCGCCGCGCGACATCGTCGGCTCTCTCGTCGTCGTCTTCATCGCCTGTTACATGGGGTTCTCGGCGGGGGCGTCGAACGCGGCGAACGCCGTCGCGCCGCTGGTCGGCGCGCAGGGTCCACTGACCGTCGATCAGGGCGTCCTCTTGGCCGTCGCCGCCTTCGGACTCGGCGGATTCACCATCGCGCGCCGGACGCTCGATACCGTCGGCGACGACATCACCGAACTCCCGATACTGGCGGCACTCGTCGTCTCCGTCGTCGGCGGGACCATCATCACGGTGCTGTCGGCGCTCGGGATTCCCGCGAGTCTGGCCGTCAGCACCACCTGCTGCATCATCGGCCTCGGGTGGGGACGCGCGAGTCGGTCGGCGACGGTCGTCGACATCGCCACCCCGGCCGAGAACCGCGAACGGGACCTCGACGTCTCGACGGGCGCACTCGTCACCTCCCGCGACGAGGACGTCCCCACGAGTCCCACCGTCGGCGACTTGGCTCGGGGGGAGGCCCCGCCCGAACGGTCGGACGAGGAGGTCCCCGAGGTTCCGGACATCGGCGCGGCGGACGCGGCCGAACTGGACCGGAAGAGCCTGTTCGACCCGAGCGCGGTCAAGCGCATCGCGGCGCTGTGGGTCATCACCCCGTCGCTCGCCGTCGCGGGGTCGTACCCGCTGTTCCTGTTGGTGCTGTGA